From a single Capsicum annuum cultivar UCD-10X-F1 chromosome 12, UCD10Xv1.1, whole genome shotgun sequence genomic region:
- the LOC107850839 gene encoding tRNA N(3)-methylcytidine methyltransferase METTL6 isoform X2, translated as MVVQLWQYYGLSGFISLLRQADIVVHLLIDNFNVLCEESQPCYSDLIAETFAYLFSGNKSISLYACDCSKEALERAKENIEAANINLAKERFYPFQCDFSASRFPNWLACTACRENFFQKQSMCISDARSCSKQDFPSAKNNSCIGGVDFVTLIFTLSAVPLHRMSRAITECFSVLKPGGLLLFRDYGLYDMTMLRFEPEQRVGYREYMRSDGTRSYFFCLDRVRDLFCATGFTELELEYCCVQSVNRQNGKIMQRVWIHGKFQRPHVHVGS; from the exons ATGGTAGTACAGCTCTGGCAATACTACG GTTTATCTGGATTCATCTCTTTGCTACGACAAGCAGACATAGTTGTTCACTTGCTGATTGATAATTTCAATGTTCTATGTGAAGAGTCACAACCGTGTTATTCGGATCTCATTGCTGAAACTTTTGCTTATCTCTTTAGTGGAAACAAGAGCATCTCTCTGTATGCCTGTGACTGCAGCAAAGAAGCTCTTGAGAGGGCTAAAGAGAATATTGAAGCGGCTAATATAAACTTGGCTAAAGAACGTTTTTACCCATTCCAATGTGATTTCTCCGCAAGCAGATTTCCAAACTGGTTAGCCTGCACTGCTTGCCGTGAAAATTTCTTCCAGAAGCAGAGTATGTGCATCTCAG ATGCAAGAAGCTGCAGTAAGCAAGATTTCCCATCTGCCAAGAACAATAGCTGCATTGGCGGAGTAGATTTTGTTACCTTA ATATTTACACTATCAGCAGTGCCACTTCACAGGATGTCGAGAGCAATCACAGAATGCTTCTCTGTTCTAAAGCCCGGAGGGCTGTTGTTATTCAGGGATTATG GTCTTTATGATATGACCATGCTTCGGTTCGAGCCAGAGCAAAGAGTAGGATACAGGGAGTACATGCGTTCTGATGGAACAAGGTCTTACTTCTTTTGCTTGGATAGGGTACGAGATCTCTTCTGCGCCACAGGATTCACCGAG CTCGAGCTTGAATATTGTTGTGTCCAGTCGGTGAATCGACAGAATGGGAAGATCATGCAAAGAGTATGGATTCACGGGAAGTTCCAGAGGCCACATGTTCATGTAGGTTCTTAA
- the LOC107850839 gene encoding tRNA N(3)-methylcytidine methyltransferase METTL6 isoform X1: MMEGREEEEIMAATAANYYSKDFEWDHLRQEIENNPCHAHHLLPFPKQDDQQHTLLCSPQEDDDSEAWSKFHTRHSTGKFFKERRYLLKEFPELASCGECSTILEIGCGNGSTALAILRGNKSISLYACDCSKEALERAKENIEAANINLAKERFYPFQCDFSASRFPNWLACTACRENFFQKQSMCISDARSCSKQDFPSAKNNSCIGGVDFVTLIFTLSAVPLHRMSRAITECFSVLKPGGLLLFRDYGLYDMTMLRFEPEQRVGYREYMRSDGTRSYFFCLDRVRDLFCATGFTELELEYCCVQSVNRQNGKIMQRVWIHGKFQRPHVHVGS, encoded by the exons ATGATGGAAGGAAGAGAGGAAGAAGAAATTATGGCAGCAACAGCAGCAAACTACTATTCCAAAGACTTTGAATGGGACCACCTTCGCCAAGAGATTGAAAACAATCCTTGTCACGCTCACCACCTGCTTCCTTTTCCTAAACAAGATGATCAACAACATACGCTTTTGTGTTCCCCGCAAGAAGATGATGATTCTGAAGCATGGAGCAAATTCCACACTCGCCATTCAACTGGCAAGTTCTTCAAA GAGCGTCGGTACTTGCTTAAGGAATTCCCCGAGCTAGCCTCTTGTGGGGAATGCTCAACAATTTTGGAGATTGGATGTGGAAATGGTAGTACAGCTCTGGCAATACTACG TGGAAACAAGAGCATCTCTCTGTATGCCTGTGACTGCAGCAAAGAAGCTCTTGAGAGGGCTAAAGAGAATATTGAAGCGGCTAATATAAACTTGGCTAAAGAACGTTTTTACCCATTCCAATGTGATTTCTCCGCAAGCAGATTTCCAAACTGGTTAGCCTGCACTGCTTGCCGTGAAAATTTCTTCCAGAAGCAGAGTATGTGCATCTCAG ATGCAAGAAGCTGCAGTAAGCAAGATTTCCCATCTGCCAAGAACAATAGCTGCATTGGCGGAGTAGATTTTGTTACCTTA ATATTTACACTATCAGCAGTGCCACTTCACAGGATGTCGAGAGCAATCACAGAATGCTTCTCTGTTCTAAAGCCCGGAGGGCTGTTGTTATTCAGGGATTATG GTCTTTATGATATGACCATGCTTCGGTTCGAGCCAGAGCAAAGAGTAGGATACAGGGAGTACATGCGTTCTGATGGAACAAGGTCTTACTTCTTTTGCTTGGATAGGGTACGAGATCTCTTCTGCGCCACAGGATTCACCGAG CTCGAGCTTGAATATTGTTGTGTCCAGTCGGTGAATCGACAGAATGGGAAGATCATGCAAAGAGTATGGATTCACGGGAAGTTCCAGAGGCCACATGTTCATGTAGGTTCTTAA